Proteins from one Dysgonomonas sp. HDW5A genomic window:
- a CDS encoding NapC/NirT family cytochrome c has protein sequence MTPYYATWQHSVHAQWATCNDCHIPHDNVLEKYAFKAKDGLYHAAVFTLRKEPIAIRPREESYRVIMDNCIRCHTDLNTAMVKTGLQCYKDVQDGNAKACWDCLRDVVHGTMSSIVSAPNALVPLTKSPVPEWLKKQMKKNN, from the coding sequence ATGACACCTTATTATGCAACATGGCAACACAGTGTGCATGCTCAATGGGCAACTTGTAATGATTGTCATATACCTCATGACAATGTTTTGGAGAAATATGCATTTAAAGCCAAAGATGGTTTGTATCATGCAGCCGTGTTTACGCTTCGAAAAGAGCCTATAGCGATACGTCCCCGTGAAGAAAGTTACAGGGTTATTATGGATAACTGCATAAGATGTCATACCGATCTCAATACAGCAATGGTAAAGACCGGACTGCAATGTTATAAAGATGTTCAGGACGGAAATGCAAAGGCGTGCTGGGATTGTCTCCGTGATGTTGTGCATGGTACCATGAGTAGTATTGTATCTGCCCCTAATGCTTTGGTTCCCTTAACAAAGTCTCCTGTACCCGAATGGTTGAAAAAACAAATGAAGAAAAATAACTAA
- a CDS encoding glycosyltransferase family 2 protein, whose product MISDKKVVVVLPAYKAAKTLPQTYHEIPFDIVDEVILVDDNSPDDTIAVAKSLGIAHIIKHDKNKGYGGNQKTCYNKALELGADIVVMLHPDYQYTPKLIQSMCYLIANDVYPVVIGSRILGKGALKGGMPLYKYVANRFLTFSQNLLMGQKLSEYHTGYRAYSGEVLRSINYNINSDDFIFDNQFIAQIFKKGYEIAEITCPTKYFEEASSINFVRSSKYGLGVLKVSLLYFLHRYTPVKYRILDKS is encoded by the coding sequence ATGATTTCAGATAAAAAAGTTGTAGTGGTCCTTCCCGCATACAAAGCAGCAAAAACTTTGCCTCAGACCTACCACGAGATTCCTTTTGATATTGTAGATGAGGTTATTCTGGTTGATGATAATAGCCCGGATGATACTATTGCAGTAGCTAAAAGTCTTGGAATTGCTCATATCATAAAACACGATAAAAATAAGGGATATGGTGGAAACCAAAAGACCTGCTACAATAAAGCTCTGGAATTAGGTGCCGATATTGTTGTGATGTTACATCCTGATTATCAATATACACCTAAGCTTATTCAGTCTATGTGTTATTTGATTGCCAATGATGTATATCCTGTTGTTATTGGTTCCCGAATACTTGGAAAAGGTGCTTTGAAGGGAGGAATGCCTCTGTATAAATATGTGGCAAACCGTTTTCTTACATTTTCTCAGAACTTGCTGATGGGGCAGAAGTTATCCGAATACCATACAGGATATAGAGCTTATAGTGGCGAGGTTTTAAGAAGCATCAATTACAATATAAACTCCGACGATTTTATTTTTGATAATCAATTTATTGCTCAGATTTTCAAAAAAGGATATGAGATTGCAGAAATAACTTGTCCTACGAAATACTTTGAAGAAGCATCATCAATTAATTTTGTAAGAAGTTCGAAATATGGACTTGGGGTTTTAAAAGTATCACTATTGTACTTTTTACATCGATATACTCCTGTTAAATATAGAATCTTAGACAAATCATAA
- a CDS encoding helix-turn-helix domain-containing protein: MEATTIKGNNHGANVRRWREWRNVKQDVLADQIGVSQATLSSYEKKEKLDIEILEKVAKALDIPVEAITEIGESTAINIINAHDNQSIVNYSPTFNPLDKIVELYEEKNALYERMLKEKEETISLLHEVLKERK; the protein is encoded by the coding sequence ATGGAAGCAACCACAATAAAAGGAAACAATCACGGAGCGAACGTAAGACGCTGGAGAGAATGGAGAAACGTTAAACAAGATGTTCTGGCAGATCAGATTGGTGTTTCGCAAGCCACACTGTCGAGCTACGAAAAAAAGGAGAAACTAGATATCGAGATTTTAGAAAAAGTAGCAAAAGCTCTGGATATTCCTGTGGAAGCAATTACCGAAATAGGCGAAAGTACAGCAATAAATATTATAAATGCTCATGATAATCAATCTATAGTTAATTATAGCCCAACCTTCAACCCTCTAGACAAAATTGTGGAACTTTACGAAGAAAAGAACGCTCTTTATGAACGTATGTTGAAAGAAAAAGAAGAAACTATCTCGCTACTGCACGAAGTATTAAAAGAAAGAAAATAA
- a CDS encoding PBSX family phage terminase large subunit yields MFKQKARTAMFVLFYLYTKATVKATSVFSRNLEAYNQDLRVIVNKGSTRSSKTWSTLQLLYSIAVLSKKSRLISIVSESMPHLKKGCMRDFENMLRSDGKWNPKDWNATDKIYQVNNSYIEFFSADQPGKVHGPARDILYINECINIPYETYRQLAIRTTETIFLDYNPCYEFWVDEKVLPREEAVLIHSTYLDNEYLSPAQVKEIESSKNDTEWWQVYGLGKTGSKVGLIIQNWDVVTTLPSSYKKRWIGIDFGFTNDPTAIIDIRLSEGELWIDELLYERGFDNLMIAKHLEECHIPRETIIIADSAEPKSIREIRNCGWKIEAAHKGKDSILTGLAILNRYAKHISQRSSNLINEYKNYRWTTDEFGNPSNIPIDRFNHSIDAQRYVALNQLGQKGDFDYYIGK; encoded by the coding sequence ATGTTTAAACAAAAAGCACGGACAGCAATGTTCGTGCTTTTTTATCTATATACAAAAGCCACAGTGAAAGCAACTTCTGTATTTAGCCGTAACCTCGAAGCTTATAATCAAGACTTACGAGTGATCGTCAACAAGGGATCAACCCGTTCTTCCAAAACCTGGAGCACCTTGCAATTACTTTATAGTATAGCAGTACTATCTAAAAAATCACGACTGATATCCATAGTATCCGAATCGATGCCTCACCTCAAAAAAGGATGTATGCGTGATTTCGAAAACATGCTTCGCTCGGATGGAAAGTGGAATCCTAAAGATTGGAATGCTACTGATAAAATATATCAGGTTAATAATTCGTATATAGAATTTTTCTCTGCCGATCAACCCGGAAAGGTACACGGACCGGCACGGGATATTCTCTACATCAACGAATGTATCAATATCCCTTATGAAACTTATCGCCAACTGGCAATCAGAACTACCGAAACTATTTTTCTCGATTACAATCCATGCTATGAATTTTGGGTGGACGAAAAAGTCCTTCCCCGTGAAGAAGCCGTTCTAATTCATTCCACCTATCTTGATAATGAATACCTTTCGCCTGCACAGGTAAAGGAGATAGAATCGAGTAAAAACGACACCGAATGGTGGCAGGTGTACGGTTTAGGGAAAACAGGCTCGAAGGTAGGATTGATTATACAAAACTGGGATGTGGTTACCACCCTGCCTTCATCCTACAAAAAACGATGGATAGGTATCGACTTTGGCTTTACAAACGACCCGACGGCTATAATAGACATTCGCTTATCTGAAGGCGAACTTTGGATAGATGAGTTGCTTTATGAACGGGGCTTTGACAATCTGATGATAGCTAAGCATCTTGAGGAATGCCATATACCCCGAGAGACTATAATTATAGCCGATAGTGCCGAACCTAAATCGATTCGTGAAATACGTAATTGCGGATGGAAAATAGAAGCTGCTCATAAGGGTAAGGACAGTATTCTCACCGGACTAGCCATATTGAATCGCTACGCTAAACACATAAGCCAAAGAAGTTCGAACCTCATCAATGAATACAAAAATTATCGCTGGACCACGGATGAATTCGGCAACCCAAGCAATATACCGATTGATCGGTTTAATCATTCTATTGATGCTCAACGCTATGTAGCACTTAATCAGTTGGGACAAAAAGGAGACTTTGACTATTATATAGGAAAATAG
- a CDS encoding mechanosensitive ion channel family protein, giving the protein MTNLLFFILTPLVVLPIDVSKVADSSKFWLIQDLYDSLLTLGVNVGVTNTVVFVIVLLVLTAVVWLLNVAMGRFSFLFVKDQKLDAKSRVITILMKHGFFKRLFVLIAIAIVVFTCRILFSGFSLGLVTFVLVLSRSVMIIWILLVLFSLLDGWNTFFELHPKTQQKSLKGYIQLMKIIAAVIAIVFILAIIVDKEPSNLILGFGATAAFITLIFKDTILGFVASIQLSFQDMIRPDDWIEMPSKNADGIIVDINLSSVKVQNWDNSVTMIPIYALVTDSFTNWRRMELGPGRLFVRSFNVNLKSVKFADESLLESLSKHSVTGGNYMEFLALAQVSSPDALLTNLALFRAHLELFLRKHPQINDQLMLFVRYQHAISGDGIGIEIYAFSKQKEAAGYDTIHRTVMEYVIASASLFEILLFQSPSGEDLQRITKSRSESLN; this is encoded by the coding sequence ATGACTAACTTATTGTTTTTTATTCTTACACCCCTGGTTGTTTTGCCAATCGATGTAAGTAAAGTTGCCGATTCGTCTAAGTTTTGGCTTATTCAAGATCTTTATGATTCCTTATTGACTCTTGGCGTAAATGTTGGAGTGACAAACACTGTTGTCTTCGTCATTGTACTTTTAGTGCTGACTGCTGTTGTGTGGTTGTTAAATGTAGCAATGGGGCGTTTTTCGTTTCTATTTGTAAAAGATCAGAAGCTCGATGCTAAATCTAGGGTTATCACTATTCTGATGAAGCATGGCTTCTTTAAGCGTCTTTTTGTTCTTATTGCCATTGCTATTGTTGTATTTACTTGCCGTATTCTTTTTTCGGGCTTTTCGCTTGGCTTGGTTACCTTTGTGCTAGTCCTTTCACGTTCGGTTATGATTATCTGGATTTTATTAGTCCTATTTTCTCTTCTCGATGGATGGAATACCTTTTTTGAATTGCATCCTAAAACACAGCAAAAATCACTCAAAGGATACATACAGCTAATGAAAATTATAGCTGCCGTAATAGCTATTGTTTTTATTCTGGCAATAATAGTAGATAAAGAACCCTCTAACCTTATTCTTGGTTTTGGAGCTACGGCAGCCTTTATTACATTGATCTTTAAAGATACTATTCTTGGTTTTGTGGCCTCTATTCAATTATCGTTTCAGGATATGATCCGTCCGGATGATTGGATTGAAATGCCATCAAAGAATGCCGATGGTATTATTGTCGATATAAATCTGAGTTCGGTTAAGGTGCAAAACTGGGATAATTCGGTTACCATGATACCTATATATGCACTGGTTACCGATTCGTTTACTAATTGGCGTCGTATGGAGCTGGGACCGGGACGCCTTTTCGTTCGGTCTTTCAATGTGAATCTTAAGTCGGTTAAATTTGCCGATGAATCTCTTTTAGAATCCCTCTCCAAGCATTCTGTTACCGGTGGAAATTATATGGAGTTTTTAGCTTTGGCTCAAGTCAGTTCGCCGGATGCTTTACTTACAAATCTGGCATTGTTCAGAGCCCACCTTGAATTATTTCTGCGGAAACATCCACAGATTAATGATCAGTTGATGCTCTTTGTTCGATATCAGCACGCTATTTCGGGCGATGGCATCGGTATTGAAATTTATGCTTTTTCGAAACAGAAAGAAGCAGCCGGCTATGATACCATTCACCGCACTGTGATGGAATATGTAATAGCGAGTGCTTCACTTTTCGAAATTCTTCTTTTTCAATCTCCCTCAGGCGAAGATTTACAACGGATTACAAAGAGTAGAAGCGAAAGCCTAAACTAA
- a CDS encoding SIR2 family protein yields MTEGQVDYIAHLLKEAKDKQYNKPIVFIGAGMSVTGGIPSAGEIAKEILAKYKDNPKIKKLSKEDKTYTNLMACLTTAERNALLNHYIDEAKVNVGYIYLAHLIKEGYIDYVLTVNFDNLILRAMAMYNMFPPTYDLSILKDLTTDRIEKQSVTYLHGTHRGLWMLNTDTELKKISKICSPFLNKIADRRTWIVLGYSGEDKVLDHIADLGSFTNDLYWVTYKDNDPIDRVKERLLEQDNSHSYIVKGYDADSFMLKLHSEVGLKTPDILDTPFTSLKNTINSIVDISDEHKNIKERLEIVKRQINDATKRYEEGITPKGYTKRKKDIDLLKKEIIKYTTENTNLEAFENDAQRIEEIRKEVEEINDKELNEILADLYYQWSFYLEKDPNTAIEKCNIAENLSISNPIYYQKAYFYSLLDEKTSSLTYLRKSLETNPRYAMGMIRFDDWGSLRNDPDFIALIKEYKEKEGKETKSK; encoded by the coding sequence ATGACAGAGGGACAGGTAGACTATATTGCACATCTGCTAAAAGAAGCTAAGGATAAACAATACAACAAACCCATTGTATTTATAGGAGCAGGCATGTCTGTTACGGGAGGTATACCATCGGCAGGAGAGATTGCAAAAGAAATACTCGCCAAGTATAAGGACAATCCCAAAATAAAAAAACTCAGCAAGGAAGATAAAACGTACACCAATTTAATGGCTTGCCTTACCACTGCCGAGCGTAACGCCTTACTAAATCATTACATAGACGAAGCTAAGGTAAACGTTGGCTATATTTATCTGGCTCACCTCATTAAAGAAGGGTATATTGATTATGTGCTGACTGTAAACTTCGACAACTTGATATTGCGTGCCATGGCAATGTACAACATGTTTCCGCCGACTTATGACCTCTCGATATTGAAAGACCTGACTACCGACCGCATCGAAAAGCAATCGGTTACCTATCTGCATGGTACGCATCGTGGGCTATGGATGCTGAATACGGATACCGAGTTAAAGAAAATATCGAAAATATGCTCACCCTTCCTCAACAAGATAGCCGACCGCCGCACTTGGATAGTACTCGGTTATAGTGGAGAAGATAAGGTACTCGATCATATAGCCGACTTGGGAAGTTTTACCAACGACCTGTACTGGGTGACTTATAAAGATAATGACCCTATAGACAGGGTAAAAGAAAGACTGTTAGAGCAAGACAATAGCCACTCATACATTGTAAAAGGATACGATGCCGATTCTTTTATGCTAAAATTACATAGTGAAGTGGGTTTAAAAACTCCTGATATTCTTGATACCCCGTTTACTTCTCTAAAGAATACAATTAATTCGATTGTAGACATCAGTGACGAACACAAAAATATAAAAGAACGTCTTGAGATTGTAAAACGACAAATAAATGATGCGACTAAACGGTATGAAGAAGGTATCACCCCTAAAGGATATACTAAAAGGAAAAAAGATATAGACTTACTGAAGAAGGAGATTATAAAATATACGACAGAAAATACTAATTTGGAAGCCTTTGAAAATGACGCACAAAGAATAGAAGAGATAAGAAAAGAAGTTGAAGAAATAAATGATAAAGAATTAAATGAAATTTTGGCAGATTTATATTATCAATGGAGCTTCTATTTAGAAAAAGACCCAAACACAGCAATAGAAAAATGTAATATTGCAGAAAATTTGAGTATTAGTAATCCCATTTATTACCAAAAAGCATATTTCTATTCACTATTAGACGAAAAAACGAGCTCTCTAACTTACCTCAGAAAAAGCCTTGAAACTAATCCTAGATATGCAATGGGTATGATACGTTTTGATGATTGGGGCTCTCTCCGAAACGACCCCGATTTTATCGCACTCATAAAAGAATACAAAGAAAAAGAAGGAAAAGAGACAAAATCGAAATGA
- a CDS encoding diacylglycerol kinase family protein: MKRKKKTIYVIINPVSGTKSKKGLPEKTMTIDPHDFDVHMFMTGYEGHASQIAKDAVDKNVDYVIAVGGDGTINEVARMLVGTDIIFGIIPSGSGNGLARDLHIPMNHQKAIEIIKENNVKKIDYGIANDNIFFCTCGVGFDAQVSEKVLNQSSRGKLMYAKSMIDVFYNFKPEKYKVTSDDQVFEDEAFLVTCANASQYGNDSFIAPHADIQDGKMNIAILKPLSVLNATQTAIQLMSKNIGNNSKLVEMITSEVLIEREREGVMHLDGNAIQTGKDISVRIINKGLNVLVPKEVPKSGFDGQAFLTNITRWI; the protein is encoded by the coding sequence ATGAAACGAAAAAAAAAGACGATTTATGTTATAATAAATCCAGTATCGGGAACGAAATCTAAGAAAGGATTGCCGGAAAAAACAATGACTATTGATCCCCATGATTTCGATGTTCATATGTTTATGACAGGCTATGAAGGGCATGCCTCTCAGATAGCTAAGGATGCCGTAGACAAAAATGTGGATTATGTTATTGCTGTAGGAGGTGATGGAACTATCAATGAAGTGGCCAGAATGTTGGTTGGTACAGATATCATATTTGGAATCATACCCAGTGGTTCAGGTAATGGATTGGCTCGCGATCTGCACATTCCGATGAATCACCAGAAAGCAATTGAAATAATTAAGGAAAATAACGTAAAGAAAATCGATTACGGAATTGCTAATGACAATATTTTCTTTTGTACGTGTGGAGTAGGGTTTGATGCTCAGGTAAGCGAAAAGGTTTTGAATCAGTCGAGCCGTGGAAAGCTGATGTATGCCAAGAGTATGATTGATGTTTTCTATAATTTCAAACCTGAAAAATATAAGGTAACTAGCGACGATCAGGTCTTTGAGGATGAAGCATTTTTGGTGACCTGTGCTAATGCGTCTCAATACGGGAATGACAGTTTTATAGCCCCTCATGCCGATATTCAGGATGGTAAGATGAATATTGCTATTCTTAAACCATTGTCAGTTTTGAATGCTACTCAGACAGCTATTCAGTTGATGTCGAAAAATATTGGAAATAATTCAAAACTAGTCGAAATGATTACTTCCGAAGTTTTGATTGAAAGAGAAAGAGAAGGAGTAATGCATTTGGATGGAAATGCAATACAGACCGGTAAAGATATTTCTGTGAGAATTATAAATAAAGGCTTAAATGTCCTAGTACCTAAAGAAGTCCCCAAATCGGGATTTGATGGACAAGCTTTTTTGACAAATATAACTCGCTGGATATAA